Proteins encoded by one window of Vigna radiata var. radiata cultivar VC1973A chromosome 5, Vradiata_ver6, whole genome shotgun sequence:
- the LOC106759633 gene encoding squamosa promoter-binding-like protein 13A isoform X2 codes for MDWNLKAPSWDLVDMDKASIPNIDSMEEHNRFGVYRMEGEFSVDLKLGHVGNSGTESALAKFKDVAAGAGVSKVASSPSGSSKRARAINSTTLTVSCLVDGCNSDLSNCRDYHRRHKVCELHSKSPEVTIGGLKQRFCQQCSRFHSLEQFDERKRSCRKRLDGHNRRRRKPQPEPHTRPGSFLSNYQGTQLLPFSNPHVYPSSAMMSTPWSGGLVTSSADARLHNQHHHQELFLGSSQKEGKQVAFLHGNHPSTGALSNQSLPFPSPSVCHTLLRSSPLSESCGARSKMFCESLTTTNSVHDTPCALSLLSSSQTHTPGNGLNQMVQAPSMSLMQPLGLSLQDNSNLESVERVLVPNGSDHCSSMYSLGSDGSHCNEAPQLFPFQWE; via the exons atggaCTGGAATTTGAAAGCACCTTCTTGGGATTTGGTGGATATGGATAAGGCTTCCATACCCAACATAGACTCGATGGAGGAGCATAACAGATTTGGAGTTTATAGAATGGAGGGAGAGTTTTCTGTGGACTTGAAGCTTGGTCATGTGGGGAATTCTGGCACTGAATCAGCATTAGCCAAGTTCAAAGATGTTGCTGCTGGTGCTGGAGTCTCCAAAGTGGCTTCCTCACCTTCAGGGTCTTCTAAGAGAGCTAGAGCCATTAACAGCACAACCCTGACTGTGTCATGCCTTGTGGACGGGTGCAATTCTGATCTTAGCAACTGTAGAGATTATCATAGGCGACACAAGGTGTGTGAACTCCATTCCAAGTCCCCAGAGGTCACAATCGGTGGCCTCAAGCAAAGGTTCTGCCAACAATGTAGCAG GTTTCATTCGCTGGAGCAATTtgatgagagaaaaagaagctGCAGAAAGCGTTTAGATGGACACAACAGACGGAGAAGAAAGCCTCAGCCAGAACCTCACACCCGACCTGGTAGTTTTTTATCGAATTACCAAG GTACTCAGTTGCTACCATTCTCAAATCCACACGTGTATCCTTCCAGTGCCATGATGAGCACCCCTTGGAGTGGAGGGCTTGTGACTTCCTCTGCAGATGCTAGGTTGCACAACCAGCACCACCATCAAGAGCTATTTCTAGGATCTTCTCAGAAAGAAGGGAAGCAAGTGGCATTCCTACACGGTAACCATCCCTCCACAGGTGCACTGAGCAACCAAAGCCTTCCCTTTCCGTCTCCTTCTGTGTGCCACACGCTTCTGAGGAGCAGCCCTTTATCAGAAAGTTGTGGAGCGAGAAGCAAAATGTTCTGTGAAAGCTTAACAACAACAAATTCGGTGCATGACACTCCTTGTGCTCTCTCTCTTCTGTCATCATCACAGACGCACACACCTGGGAATGGTTTGAATCAAATGGTGCAGGCACCGTCGATGTCCCTGATGCAGCCCTTAGGCCTGAGTCTGCAGGATAACAGCAACTTAGAGTCTGTGGAGCGAGTGTTGGTTCCCAATGGGAGTGACCACTGTTCCTCCATGTATAGCTTGGGTTCTGATGGATCCCACTGCAATGAAGCCCCTCAACTGTTCCCCTTTCAATGGGAATAG
- the LOC106759633 gene encoding squamosa promoter-binding-like protein 13A isoform X3: MEEHNRFGVYRMEGEFSVDLKLGHVGNSGTESALAKFKDVAAGAGVSKVASSPSGSSKRARAINSTTLTVSCLVDGCNSDLSNCRDYHRRHKVCELHSKSPEVTIGGLKQRFCQQCSRFHSLEQFDERKRSCRKRLDGHNRRRRKPQPEPHTRPGSFLSNYQDFSGTQLLPFSNPHVYPSSAMMSTPWSGGLVTSSADARLHNQHHHQELFLGSSQKEGKQVAFLHGNHPSTGALSNQSLPFPSPSVCHTLLRSSPLSESCGARSKMFCESLTTTNSVHDTPCALSLLSSSQTHTPGNGLNQMVQAPSMSLMQPLGLSLQDNSNLESVERVLVPNGSDHCSSMYSLGSDGSHCNEAPQLFPFQWE; the protein is encoded by the exons ATGGAGGAGCATAACAGATTTGGAGTTTATAGAATGGAGGGAGAGTTTTCTGTGGACTTGAAGCTTGGTCATGTGGGGAATTCTGGCACTGAATCAGCATTAGCCAAGTTCAAAGATGTTGCTGCTGGTGCTGGAGTCTCCAAAGTGGCTTCCTCACCTTCAGGGTCTTCTAAGAGAGCTAGAGCCATTAACAGCACAACCCTGACTGTGTCATGCCTTGTGGACGGGTGCAATTCTGATCTTAGCAACTGTAGAGATTATCATAGGCGACACAAGGTGTGTGAACTCCATTCCAAGTCCCCAGAGGTCACAATCGGTGGCCTCAAGCAAAGGTTCTGCCAACAATGTAGCAG GTTTCATTCGCTGGAGCAATTtgatgagagaaaaagaagctGCAGAAAGCGTTTAGATGGACACAACAGACGGAGAAGAAAGCCTCAGCCAGAACCTCACACCCGACCTGGTAGTTTTTTATCGAATTACCAAG ATTTTTCAGGTACTCAGTTGCTACCATTCTCAAATCCACACGTGTATCCTTCCAGTGCCATGATGAGCACCCCTTGGAGTGGAGGGCTTGTGACTTCCTCTGCAGATGCTAGGTTGCACAACCAGCACCACCATCAAGAGCTATTTCTAGGATCTTCTCAGAAAGAAGGGAAGCAAGTGGCATTCCTACACGGTAACCATCCCTCCACAGGTGCACTGAGCAACCAAAGCCTTCCCTTTCCGTCTCCTTCTGTGTGCCACACGCTTCTGAGGAGCAGCCCTTTATCAGAAAGTTGTGGAGCGAGAAGCAAAATGTTCTGTGAAAGCTTAACAACAACAAATTCGGTGCATGACACTCCTTGTGCTCTCTCTCTTCTGTCATCATCACAGACGCACACACCTGGGAATGGTTTGAATCAAATGGTGCAGGCACCGTCGATGTCCCTGATGCAGCCCTTAGGCCTGAGTCTGCAGGATAACAGCAACTTAGAGTCTGTGGAGCGAGTGTTGGTTCCCAATGGGAGTGACCACTGTTCCTCCATGTATAGCTTGGGTTCTGATGGATCCCACTGCAATGAAGCCCCTCAACTGTTCCCCTTTCAATGGGAATAG
- the LOC106759633 gene encoding squamosa promoter-binding-like protein 13A isoform X1, protein MDWNLKAPSWDLVDMDKASIPNIDSMEEHNRFGVYRMEGEFSVDLKLGHVGNSGTESALAKFKDVAAGAGVSKVASSPSGSSKRARAINSTTLTVSCLVDGCNSDLSNCRDYHRRHKVCELHSKSPEVTIGGLKQRFCQQCSRFHSLEQFDERKRSCRKRLDGHNRRRRKPQPEPHTRPGSFLSNYQDFSGTQLLPFSNPHVYPSSAMMSTPWSGGLVTSSADARLHNQHHHQELFLGSSQKEGKQVAFLHGNHPSTGALSNQSLPFPSPSVCHTLLRSSPLSESCGARSKMFCESLTTTNSVHDTPCALSLLSSSQTHTPGNGLNQMVQAPSMSLMQPLGLSLQDNSNLESVERVLVPNGSDHCSSMYSLGSDGSHCNEAPQLFPFQWE, encoded by the exons atggaCTGGAATTTGAAAGCACCTTCTTGGGATTTGGTGGATATGGATAAGGCTTCCATACCCAACATAGACTCGATGGAGGAGCATAACAGATTTGGAGTTTATAGAATGGAGGGAGAGTTTTCTGTGGACTTGAAGCTTGGTCATGTGGGGAATTCTGGCACTGAATCAGCATTAGCCAAGTTCAAAGATGTTGCTGCTGGTGCTGGAGTCTCCAAAGTGGCTTCCTCACCTTCAGGGTCTTCTAAGAGAGCTAGAGCCATTAACAGCACAACCCTGACTGTGTCATGCCTTGTGGACGGGTGCAATTCTGATCTTAGCAACTGTAGAGATTATCATAGGCGACACAAGGTGTGTGAACTCCATTCCAAGTCCCCAGAGGTCACAATCGGTGGCCTCAAGCAAAGGTTCTGCCAACAATGTAGCAG GTTTCATTCGCTGGAGCAATTtgatgagagaaaaagaagctGCAGAAAGCGTTTAGATGGACACAACAGACGGAGAAGAAAGCCTCAGCCAGAACCTCACACCCGACCTGGTAGTTTTTTATCGAATTACCAAG ATTTTTCAGGTACTCAGTTGCTACCATTCTCAAATCCACACGTGTATCCTTCCAGTGCCATGATGAGCACCCCTTGGAGTGGAGGGCTTGTGACTTCCTCTGCAGATGCTAGGTTGCACAACCAGCACCACCATCAAGAGCTATTTCTAGGATCTTCTCAGAAAGAAGGGAAGCAAGTGGCATTCCTACACGGTAACCATCCCTCCACAGGTGCACTGAGCAACCAAAGCCTTCCCTTTCCGTCTCCTTCTGTGTGCCACACGCTTCTGAGGAGCAGCCCTTTATCAGAAAGTTGTGGAGCGAGAAGCAAAATGTTCTGTGAAAGCTTAACAACAACAAATTCGGTGCATGACACTCCTTGTGCTCTCTCTCTTCTGTCATCATCACAGACGCACACACCTGGGAATGGTTTGAATCAAATGGTGCAGGCACCGTCGATGTCCCTGATGCAGCCCTTAGGCCTGAGTCTGCAGGATAACAGCAACTTAGAGTCTGTGGAGCGAGTGTTGGTTCCCAATGGGAGTGACCACTGTTCCTCCATGTATAGCTTGGGTTCTGATGGATCCCACTGCAATGAAGCCCCTCAACTGTTCCCCTTTCAATGGGAATAG